Proteins from a single region of Macrobrachium nipponense isolate FS-2020 chromosome 11, ASM1510439v2, whole genome shotgun sequence:
- the LOC135217024 gene encoding uncharacterized protein LOC135217024, whose amino-acid sequence MKQLFNGETTLCLAVLMSLSTLGHGLRVSGIGVPSVVTSGSTVKLMCSYDQRKDRDDPLYSLKWYRGVDQFYEYMPGKVPPVRVYPLPNLNVDKKQSDKATVVLTGVTKDTSGTFRCEVVGDKPHFETDDYAENMTVLEVPQWGPKILNVVQSNIGNRVRPGDEVHAQCEVGPSDPPVTFLWSLNGNPPPPHAGVWTAEPLEDVVQPQQTTELRMIVTEDSFKRGAMTLTCEVTLSSVYQRSAHLTLLHADHKQAGEFGWFSSGSSIWFSLVLVEATMGALCLLLIC is encoded by the exons GTCATGGTCTGAGGGTCTCGGGCATCGGCGTGCCGTCGGTCGTGACCTCGGGGTCGACGGTCAAGCTCATGTGCAGCTACGACCAGAGGAAGGACCGAGACGACCCGCTCTACTCCCTCAAGTGGTACAGGGGCGTCGACCAGTTCTACGAGTACATGCCGGGCAAAGTGCCCCCTGTCCGGGTCTATCCACTCCCCAATCTTAACGTAGAT AAAAAACAGAGCGATAAAGCAACGGTAGTCCTGACGGGGGTGACGAAGGACACTTCGGGGACCTTCCGCTGCGAAGTGGTCGGCGACAAACCGCACTTCGAGACCGATGACTATGCGGAGAACATGACGGTGCTCG AGGTGCCTCAGTGGGGTCCTAAAATCCTCAACGTAGTACAAAGCAACATAGGCAACCGGGTGAGACCGGGTGACGAGGTGCACGCCCAGTGCGAGGTGGGGCCCTCCGACCCCCCGGTCACCTTTCTCTGGTCCCTGAATGGGAATCCGCCCCCGCCCCACGCCGGAGTCTGGACAGCCGAGCCTTTGGAGGACGTGGTGCAGCCGCAACAGACTACG GAACTTCGAATGATCGTCACGGAGGACTCTTTCAAAAGAGGAGCAATGACCTTGACTTGCGAGGTCACCCTCTCGAGTGTTTACCAAAGGTCAGCTCACCTGACCCTCCTCCACGCTGACCACAAACAGGCCGGGGAATTCGGGTGGTTCTCGTCAG GGTCGTCGATCTGGTTTTCACTTGTCCTGGTGGAGGCGACGATGGGCGCTCTGTGTTTGCTGCTCATATGCTGA